The nucleotide sequence CATAAGCATCAATCCATTTTTTTAAAACAAAAGGTTTTTGAACTGCAATACTACCAACAGTGGCCATATGTCCTCCACTTTCAAACACAGTACGTATATCTTCATCAGAATGAATTCCTCCTCCAAAATCTATAGTTAAATGTGTAGATTTCGCTATTTTTTCTAAAATTTTCCAATGAACTACTTTTCCTTTTTTTGCTCCATCTAAATCTACTAGATGCAATCTAGATATTCCATAATTTTCTAGTAATAAAGCGACATCTAATGGGTCTTCATTGTAAATTTTTTTTCTTTTAAAATCTCCTTGTATTAATCGAACACATTTCCCATCAATCAAATCTATAGCTACTATAATATCCATTGTCATAAATTTATAAACTAATAAAATTTTCTAATATTTTATGTCCTACATAAGAAGATTTCTCTGGATGGAACTGTACCGCATAAAAATTATTTTTTTGTAATGCAGCGCTGTAAGTGGTTATATACTCTGTTTTTGCTATAGTTTCCTTTCCTAAAGGGACATAATAACTGTGAACAAAATATTGATAACTTCCATCTGGAATATTTTTAAATAGAGATCCTTTTAATTTATGAATTGTATTCCACCCTACTTGAGGTATTTTCTCGTTTTTATCACTGGTTTGAAATTTTTTTACCAATAAATCAAAAACTCCTATACATGTAGTATTCCTTTCTTCTGAGTGCTTACAAAGTAATTGCATGCCCAAACATATTCCTAATATAGGTTGTTTTAATTTTGATAAAAGTAAATCTAGTTTTTTTTCTTTCAAATATTGCATTGCACAGTTAGCTTCCCCAACACCAGGCAAAATAATTTTTTCTGCATTTTGAATCAAATCTTTGGAATCTGTCACCATAGCTTGCACTCCTATTCTTTCTAAAGAAAAAAGAATTGATTGTACATTTCCTGCAGGATATTTTATAATAATCGTTTTCATAATATATTAAAATTTTACAATATACCTTTTGTACTAGGTATTTTATCATAAGAATTTTTTTGTATTGCCATTTTAATAGCTC is from Blattabacterium cuenoti and encodes:
- the hisH gene encoding imidazole glycerol phosphate synthase subunit HisH, with translation MKTIIIKYPAGNVQSILFSLERIGVQAMVTDSKDLIQNAEKIILPGVGEANCAMQYLKEKKLDLLLSKLKQPILGICLGMQLLCKHSEERNTTCIGVFDLLVKKFQTSDKNEKIPQVGWNTIHKLKGSLFKNIPDGSYQYFVHSYYVPLGKETIAKTEYITTYSAALQKNNFYAVQFHPEKSSYVGHKILENFISL